In Flavobacterium sp. CBA20B-1, one DNA window encodes the following:
- the truB gene encoding tRNA pseudouridine(55) synthase TruB, with protein sequence MQHLTKEDFLEGQVLLIDKPLTWSSFQAVNKIKYTLIKNVDLPKKFKIGHAGTLDPLASGLLIICTGKFTKRIAELQGQIKEYTGTITVGATTPSYDLETEINQHFPIDHISNELIEETRKQFIGTIEQFPPIFSALKKDGKRLYEHARAGEEVEIQSRKIEITEFEITRVALPEIDFRVVCSKGTYIRSLAFDFGKALNSGGHLTALRRTKIGDFSVADAIEPLAFEKIYNPNFKEAE encoded by the coding sequence ATGCAGCATTTAACAAAAGAAGATTTTCTAGAAGGACAGGTTTTGTTGATTGATAAACCGCTCACATGGAGTTCTTTTCAGGCAGTAAATAAGATAAAATACACCTTGATTAAAAATGTGGATCTGCCTAAAAAATTCAAAATAGGTCATGCAGGCACGCTGGATCCTTTAGCATCGGGACTTTTGATTATCTGTACCGGAAAATTCACTAAACGAATTGCGGAATTGCAAGGGCAAATTAAAGAATATACCGGAACCATTACCGTTGGTGCAACTACACCTTCGTACGATTTAGAAACCGAGATTAATCAACATTTCCCAATTGATCATATATCAAACGAATTAATAGAAGAAACCAGAAAACAGTTTATTGGAACAATTGAACAGTTCCCTCCTATTTTCTCGGCATTAAAGAAAGATGGCAAACGTTTGTACGAACATGCTCGTGCAGGCGAAGAAGTGGAGATTCAATCGAGAAAAATTGAAATTACCGAGTTTGAAATCACACGTGTTGCCTTACCCGAAATTGATTTTAGAGTGGTTTGTAGCAAAGGAACATATATTCGTTCGTTAGCTTTTGATTTTGGAAAAGCTTTAAATTCGGGCGGTCATTTAACTGCTTTGCGAAGAACCAAAATAGGCGATTTTTCTGTTGCGGACGCCATTGAACCTTTAGCCTTTGAAAAAATATACAACCCAAATTTTAAAGAAGCCGAATAA
- a CDS encoding isocitrate lyase/PEP mutase family protein — MSLEKFKSLHHQNQPLLIANTWDAISSKAAEKAGFQIIGTSSHAIANILGYEDGENIPFEEMFFMVEKIAKSTSLLVSADFESGYSDDPQQVAKNVEKLVDAGVLGINLEDGLTNGKDRSLGAISILTDKIKAIKSHIQSKGKDIYINARIDTYTTKHPDAINETLKRIKAYESAGADGFFIPLINTDEDIKAVLQTTQLPLNVFMKDGLKTYEEFAELGVHRVSYGNGIHAKITEATNKAFDDLMKTKSLK, encoded by the coding sequence ATGAGTTTAGAAAAATTTAAATCGTTACACCACCAAAATCAACCCTTATTAATAGCCAATACGTGGGATGCTATTAGCAGTAAAGCAGCCGAAAAAGCCGGTTTTCAAATAATCGGAACATCCAGCCACGCCATTGCAAATATTTTAGGTTATGAAGACGGCGAGAATATTCCGTTTGAAGAAATGTTTTTTATGGTTGAAAAAATTGCGAAATCTACATCATTGTTGGTTTCTGCCGATTTTGAATCCGGATATTCAGATGATCCGCAACAGGTTGCTAAAAATGTTGAAAAATTGGTAGATGCAGGCGTTTTAGGAATCAATCTGGAAGATGGTTTAACTAACGGAAAAGATCGATCGTTAGGAGCTATTTCTATTTTAACTGATAAGATCAAAGCCATAAAATCGCATATACAATCAAAAGGAAAAGATATTTACATTAATGCGCGGATCGATACCTACACAACCAAACATCCCGATGCAATCAACGAAACTTTAAAACGCATTAAAGCTTATGAGAGTGCTGGTGCCGACGGATTTTTTATCCCTTTGATAAATACCGATGAAGATATTAAAGCAGTGTTACAAACTACGCAATTGCCCTTAAACGTTTTTATGAAAGACGGATTAAAAACATACGAAGAGTTTGCTGAGTTAGGCGTACACAGAGTTAGTTACGGCAACGGAATTCATGCTAAAATAACCGAAGCTACAAACAAAGCTTTCGATGATTTAATGAAAACTAAATCCTTAAAATAA
- a CDS encoding cupin-like domain-containing protein yields the protein MSFNYIEIERVTKLTKKEFIENYYKKQKPVVITNQIEDWPAFTKWNLDFIREIAGDKIVPLYDSRKTDYTKKVNEPDFKMTMAEYIDILEKGPTDLRIFLYNLMKDAPQMKDDMRWPDLGLRLIKSLPLVFFGGEDAKVFMHYDIDLPNIFHFHFDGKKQCVLVDPKETKYMYRLPYSWICHEEIDFDNPDFERFPALKKVNPYITQLQHGEMLYMPEGWWHYMKYQTPGFSLSLRSLAGRPKNLFAGLKNVTFNRLYDNFMRKRKGQEWLDYKDAEAIRRTNAILK from the coding sequence ATGAGTTTTAATTATATAGAAATTGAGCGCGTAACAAAACTTACGAAAAAAGAGTTTATAGAGAACTATTATAAAAAACAAAAACCAGTTGTTATTACCAATCAAATTGAAGATTGGCCTGCATTTACCAAATGGAATTTAGATTTTATTAGAGAAATTGCCGGCGATAAAATAGTACCGCTTTATGACAGCAGAAAAACCGATTATACCAAAAAAGTAAACGAGCCCGATTTTAAAATGACAATGGCCGAATACATTGACATTCTTGAGAAAGGCCCAACCGATTTACGCATTTTCTTATACAATCTTATGAAAGATGCACCGCAGATGAAAGACGACATGCGTTGGCCCGATTTAGGCTTACGTTTAATAAAAAGTTTGCCGTTGGTGTTTTTTGGTGGTGAAGATGCGAAGGTTTTTATGCATTATGATATTGATTTACCTAATATTTTCCATTTTCATTTCGATGGAAAAAAACAATGTGTATTAGTAGATCCAAAGGAAACAAAATACATGTACCGCTTGCCGTATTCGTGGATTTGTCATGAAGAAATAGATTTTGACAATCCCGATTTTGAACGATTTCCGGCACTTAAAAAAGTGAATCCGTACATTACGCAATTGCAGCACGGCGAAATGTTGTACATGCCCGAAGGTTGGTGGCATTACATGAAATACCAAACACCAGGATTTTCGTTAAGTTTACGATCATTAGCAGGCAGACCAAAAAATTTATTTGCAGGTTTAAAAAACGTAACATTCAACCGTTTATATGACAACTTTATGCGGAAACGCAAAGGCCAAGAATGGTTAGATTATAAAGATGCCGAAGCAATTAGACGGACGAATGCTATACTGAAATAA
- a CDS encoding YiiX/YebB-like N1pC/P60 family cysteine hydrolase, producing the protein MRNTIFFFLFSISIFAQKTELWSGDLLFININCGGMCDAINAVTNGYKNNDFNHMGLVVTTAKNEYYVYEAIGSAVVKTPLKDFLAYTKKPVYVGRLKKKYRYYTAKTTEFCEAQLGVPYDDDFLYNNGKYYCSELIYDAFKFANNNKPFFKLYPMTYKEPKSENFFPVWVEHFAKRGIEIPEGKPGCNPGGMSLDKKIRLKILK; encoded by the coding sequence ATGAGAAACACAATCTTTTTTTTCCTTTTTTCCATATCCATTTTCGCTCAAAAAACCGAATTGTGGAGTGGTGATTTGTTGTTTATCAACATCAATTGTGGCGGTATGTGCGATGCCATTAATGCAGTTACAAACGGTTACAAAAACAACGATTTTAACCACATGGGTTTGGTAGTTACAACAGCAAAAAATGAATATTATGTGTACGAAGCCATTGGCAGTGCCGTGGTAAAAACGCCGCTTAAAGATTTTTTAGCTTACACAAAAAAGCCGGTTTATGTGGGGCGTTTAAAGAAAAAATACCGCTATTATACTGCAAAAACCACCGAATTTTGCGAAGCACAATTAGGCGTTCCATACGATGATGATTTTTTGTACAATAACGGCAAATATTATTGTTCGGAATTGATTTATGACGCGTTTAAATTCGCCAATAACAACAAACCGTTTTTTAAATTATACCCAATGACTTACAAAGAACCAAAGTCCGAAAACTTTTTTCCTGTTTGGGTGGAACATTTTGCAAAACGCGGCATAGAAATCCCCGAAGGAAAACCGGGCTGCAACCCGGGCGGAATGAGTCTTGATAAAAAAATAAGATTAAAAATTTTAAAGTAA
- a CDS encoding thioredoxin family protein, translating into MQAIYQKAIENSMSYNDYLNLIDQKINENSSTGHEQNEMLTDFTKLNRARMKRLDKTQQILPELENATKQISEKQVWIVLTESWCGDAAQNVPVLQKLAEINPLIDLRLVLRDDNDELMKQYLTNGGKSIPKLIAVSADLNKELFTWGPRPASAQIEVKRLLDENGGFNDKVKEGVQVWYNNDKGISMQNELMELLKNAAN; encoded by the coding sequence ATGCAGGCGATATACCAAAAAGCAATCGAAAATTCGATGTCTTATAACGATTATTTAAATTTGATCGATCAAAAAATTAACGAGAACAGTTCAACGGGACACGAGCAGAACGAGATGCTTACCGATTTTACAAAACTGAACCGTGCCAGAATGAAACGCTTAGATAAAACCCAGCAAATACTTCCAGAACTGGAAAACGCTACAAAGCAAATTTCTGAAAAACAGGTGTGGATCGTGCTTACAGAAAGCTGGTGTGGAGATGCTGCACAGAATGTTCCAGTATTGCAAAAGCTTGCTGAAATTAATCCGTTGATTGATTTGCGTTTGGTTTTACGTGATGATAACGATGAATTAATGAAGCAGTATTTAACCAATGGAGGAAAATCGATTCCTAAATTAATTGCTGTTTCTGCTGATCTTAATAAAGAATTGTTTACTTGGGGACCACGACCGGCCTCTGCTCAAATTGAAGTTAAACGCCTGTTAGATGAAAATGGAGGTTTTAATGATAAAGTAAAAGAAGGTGTGCAAGTTTGGTACAACAATGATAAAGGAATTTCTATGCAGAATGAACTGATGGAATTATTAAAAAACGCAGCTAATTAA
- a CDS encoding patatin-like phospholipase family protein, with protein MNNNSTVFGLALSGGGHKGIAHAGVLQFLNEQEIFPEIISGTSAGSIVGGLYANGMKPKEILTFFKSVSLFSWTHLSFRKAGFLDADQFGRYLEKEFGNKTIKELDVELYISATEMERGKLKIFHKNTKIVSAILASSAFPGVFSPVVVNNKIYSDGGILNNYPVNTIQGRCDFLIGSNVNPYLPQQSTKFSSIKSVALRAFEIMMMQNTFPQNELCDWHIQADELANYSTFETSKKRMDEIFDIGYEHAKADFEKIKDKLP; from the coding sequence ATGAATAACAACTCAACCGTTTTCGGTTTAGCATTATCGGGCGGCGGTCACAAAGGAATTGCCCATGCCGGTGTACTACAGTTTTTAAACGAACAGGAGATTTTCCCCGAAATTATATCGGGAACCAGCGCAGGTTCTATCGTAGGCGGGTTGTATGCCAACGGAATGAAACCCAAGGAAATTTTAACATTTTTTAAATCGGTGAGTTTGTTCAGCTGGACGCATTTATCTTTTAGAAAAGCAGGTTTTTTAGATGCCGATCAATTTGGAAGATACCTTGAAAAAGAATTTGGCAACAAAACCATAAAAGAATTAGATGTGGAATTGTACATCTCTGCTACCGAAATGGAGCGCGGAAAACTTAAAATCTTTCATAAAAACACTAAAATTGTTTCGGCCATTTTGGCATCAAGTGCGTTTCCGGGTGTTTTTTCACCAGTTGTAGTAAACAATAAAATTTACAGCGATGGCGGCATTTTAAACAATTATCCGGTAAACACCATTCAAGGGCGATGCGATTTTTTAATTGGCAGCAACGTAAACCCCTATTTGCCGCAACAATCCACAAAATTCAGCTCTATAAAATCGGTGGCATTACGAGCGTTTGAAATCATGATGATGCAAAACACTTTTCCGCAAAACGAGCTGTGTGATTGGCATATCCAAGCAGATGAGCTGGCAAACTATAGCACCTTTGAAACTTCAAAAAAACGTATGGATGAAATTTTTGATATCGGATACGAACACGCCAAAGCAGACTTTGAAAAAATAAAAGATAAATTACCTTAA